GATCCAAGGAAACAGAATCGAGGCCGCTGCATTTTCGGCGAGATGCTTCGCCTTCCGACTGCGGTAATTGGTGAAAAAGACCAGCCCTTTCTCGTCAAAGGCCTTGAGCAGAACCATCCGCTGCGAGGGGCGCCCCCTTTCATCCACCGTCGCGAGCGAGAGAGCGTTCGGCTCGTCGACTCCGGCCTCTCGAGCCTGCTCAAACCAGAGGCGAAACTGATCGATCGGCTTCGGGCATAGATCCTCCCGATTAAGACCCGCACGGGAATATTCGCGACGCAAAGATCCAATATCTTCCATTCTGCAGATCGTGGCAGAATCCCACCGAATGATCAAACCCACCGTTGCCATATCCCCATTTTCGAGTAGCTTCATTTCATGCGTTTCCACTCCCGATTCCTCGCGGCATCCATTCTCACCGCAATCACGATCCTTTCCTGCGGGAGTCTTCAGGCCGAGGTGAAGCCGGATGCGGAGGTAAAATCGTTCACGTTTCGGAAATTTAACGATCAAGGCCTCCGGATCTGGGACCTTTCCGGACAGGAAGCGGTTTTCGTCAATGACAATGTCCTTCGCATCATCGAGATGCAGCTCGACATCACCTCAACCAAAGATCAGGAAGAGACGAGGTTGAGAAGTCCCAACGCCCAAATTTACGTCGAAGACAATATGGCAACCGGCGACGGTTTCCTCTATGTTCAAGGGAACGGCTTCAACGCCGAAGGAAAGGATTGGGAATGGCGCGGAAGGGAACGGAGAATCGAGATCAACGACGGGGCCAAGGTTACGTTTGACGACGCGATTCGACGGATCCTTAAATAATCGGAAACCAATCCTCCGCTCATGCGACTCTTCCTCGTCCTCATCCCTCTCCTCTCCTTCTCACCGACTCTCTTTTCCAATACGGCGGCAACAGAGCCCGTCCCCTCGGCGAACGAATCCGAAAGTGTCGAAGCAACCTCCGCCGCGGCTGCTCAAAAAACGGTGATCACCAGTGATCGCCTCGACGTGATCAATACCGAAAAAGGCAATCAGTTCATATTCTCCGGATCCGTCGTCATCCATGGCGAAGACTTTATCGCCGAATGTGACCGCATGGAGGTCCGCACCGATTCCTCCGGCAAGAACGATTTCGGAGCCATCTCGGTGATCGAGGCAACCGGGAACGTCGTCATCCAGCAGGGGGACCGAATCGCCTCCGCAGGGCGGGCCCTGATTCACCCCACTTCGGACGAAGTCATCCTTGAGGATAACCCGAAGGTGAAAGACGGTCGAGGAGCCGTCTCCGGATACCGGATGATCCTCCACGGAGCCGATCGTAAAATCTCCGTCGAGCCCGGGCCAGACGGGGAGCAACCTCGCGTGGAACTCCCCTCTCTCGAATCCATTCGTGATATCAGCAACGATGAATGAATCACCCTCTATTCCTTCGATTCGCACGGAGGGCCTAACTCGGGACTTTGGAAAACGGCGCGTCGTCAATGACGTGGCCCTATCCGTCAATGCCGGAGAAATTGTCGGCC
This portion of the Puniceicoccus vermicola genome encodes:
- a CDS encoding LPS export ABC transporter periplasmic protein LptC — encoded protein: MRFHSRFLAASILTAITILSCGSLQAEVKPDAEVKSFTFRKFNDQGLRIWDLSGQEAVFVNDNVLRIIEMQLDITSTKDQEETRLRSPNAQIYVEDNMATGDGFLYVQGNGFNAEGKDWEWRGRERRIEINDGAKVTFDDAIRRILK
- a CDS encoding LptA/OstA family protein; protein product: MRLFLVLIPLLSFSPTLFSNTAATEPVPSANESESVEATSAAAAQKTVITSDRLDVINTEKGNQFIFSGSVVIHGEDFIAECDRMEVRTDSSGKNDFGAISVIEATGNVVIQQGDRIASAGRALIHPTSDEVILEDNPKVKDGRGAVSGYRMILHGADRKISVEPGPDGEQPRVELPSLESIRDISNDE